In Ipomoea triloba cultivar NCNSP0323 chromosome 7, ASM357664v1, a single genomic region encodes these proteins:
- the LOC116025771 gene encoding dihydropyrimidinase, with protein sequence MDFRLRAQAIHLIALVVLSSIIAPSLQSGQFCDAGIGYGESGCGISSSKILIKGGTVVNAHHQEVSDVYVEDGIIAAVKPNIKVGDDVKIIDATGKFVMPGGIDPHTHLAMEFMGTQTIDDFFSGQAAALAGGTTMHIDFVIPVKGSLSAGFEAYVEKAKKSCMDYGFHMAITKWDETVASDMEIMVKEKGINSFKFFLAYKGSLMISDDLLLEGLKKCKSLGALAMVHAENGDAVFEGQKRMIELGITGPEGHALSRPPVLEGEATSRAIRLAGFINTPLYVVHVMSIDAMEEIATARKSGQRVIGEPVVSGLVLDDSVLWDPDFNTAAKYVMSPPIRAPGHGKALQAALSTGLLQLVGTDHCTFNSTQKTLGIDDFRKIPNGVNGIEERMHLVWDTMVESGQISVTDYVRLTSTECARIFNIYPRKGAIFAGSDADIIILNPNSSFEISSSSHHSRSDTNVYEGRQGKGKVEVTIAGGRIVWENGKLNVVPGSGKYIKMPPFSYLFDGIEKADATHFSSLRAPVKRYKATS encoded by the exons ATGGATTTCAGGCTCCGAGCTCAGGCGATTCATCTCATAGCTCTCGTCGTTCTCTCATCCATCATTGCGCCTTCGTTACAATCCGGCCAG TTTTGCGATGCTGGAATTGGATATGGAGAATCCGGATGCGGCATTTCGTCGTCGAAGATACTGATTAAGGGAGGGACTGTTGTGAATGCTCATCATCAGGAGGTGTCCGATGTGTACGTGGAGGATGGTATCATTGCGGCTGTGAAGCCTAACATCAAG GTTGGTGATGATGTGAAAATTATTGATGCAACTGGAAAGTTTGTCATGCCAG GGGGAATTGATCCTCACACACACCTGGCAATGGAATTCATGGGTACTCAGACAATTGATGACTTTTTTAGTGGACAGGCTGCTGCATTAGCAGGCGGAACAACCATGCATATAGATTTTGTTATTCCTGTAAAGGGTAGTCTGTCTGCAGGTTTTGAAGCATatgtagaaaaggcaaaaaagTCATGCATGGATTATGGTTTCCACATGGCAATCACAAAATGGGATGAAACTGTTGCCAGTGATATGGAAATCATGGTCAAGGAAAAAG GTATCAATTCATTTAAGTTCTTCCTAGCCTACAAAGGATCTCTTATGATCAGTGATGACCTTTTGTTGGAGGGATTGAAGAAATGCAAGTCTCTAGGTGCCTTAGCCATGGTTCACGCAGAAAATGGTGATGCTGTATTCGAAGGTCAAAAAAGAATGATTGAACTTGGTATTACTGGGCCAGAGGGACATGCACTGTCAAGACCTCCAGTG TTAGAAGGGGAAGCAACATCTCGAGCAATTCGCTTGGCTGGTTTTATCAATACACCTTTGTATGTTGTTCATGTTATGAGCATTGATGCAATGGAAGAAATTGCTACAGCTCGGAAATCAG GGCAAAGAGTTATCGGGGAACCTGTAGTTTCAGGATTAGTTCTTGATGATTCTGTACTTTGGGACCCAGACTTTAATACAGCAGCCAA GTATGTCATGAGCCCACCTATTAGAGCACCAGGACATGGAAAGGCTCTTCAAGCAGCACTTTCAACAGGTCTTTTACAG CTGGTAGGGACTGACCACTGTACGTTCAATTCAACTCAGAAAACCTTGGGAATTGATGACTTTCGGAAAATACCAAATGGTGTCAATG GTATTGAGGAGAGGATGCACTTGGTTTGGGATACAATGGTG GAATCTGGTCAAATATCCGTCACTGATTATGTTCGTTTGACGAGCACAGAATG TGCACGGATTTTCAATATATATCCAAGAAAAGGAGCAATCTTTGCTGGGTCAGATGCAGATATAATCATATTGAACCCTAATTCGAGTTTTGAAATTAGTTCAAGTTCCCACCACTCAAGATCAGATACAAATGTTTATGAAGGGAGGCAAGGCAAG GGAAAAGTTGAGGTTACTATTGCTGGGGGAAGGATTGTTTGGGAAAATGGTAAGCTGAATGTTGTTCCAGGTTCTGGAAAGTACATTAAGATGCCACCTTTCAGTTATCTTTTTGATGGGATAGAGAAAGCAGATGCAACTCATTTCTCATCCTTAAGAGCTCCAGTGAAGCGATATAAAGCAACAAGTTGA
- the LOC116024698 gene encoding F-box protein At2g32560-like, translated as MLVFLVTSFTFITLLCKSLSLQPLPSWAAEFILLPLWFWKDFSFLSSVRGQKKALSALVPLRMFQRRKTTCSSSEGAEMEPEMSVLDLPDLVLECILERLSPEGLCNMASVCSSLRERCLSDSLWERHLRQKWGGVIGPAAHREWQWHIAASNDSSFFDQTKQQSFIVSYLTRLLWPLSGMARSNSSKGDRKRNSPPVGSVMSWYLALESGRFWFPAQVFNRENGHVGFMLSCYDADVSYDPRNDTFQARYPPHGRRAGAIEKGVTWDRLRAPPVDTSPHYLHISLCLNELLPGDHIEIQWRRNKEFPYGWWYGVVGHLETCDRNEIYCRCHESDTVVLEFNQYSPGSRWRTKTISRAEHREEGNEGDGFYGGIRKLDSNREISAWRQHWPADMLE; from the exons ATGCTTGTCTTCTTGGTAACCTCCTTCACCTTCATAACTCTTCTGTGTAAATCTCTGTCTCTCCAGCCACTCCCTTCATGGGCTGCTGAGTTCATATTGCTGCCACTTTGGTTCTGGAAAGATTTCTCATTTCTGAGCTCAGTTAGGGGTCAGAAGAAGGCTCTCTCTGCTTTGGTTCCCTTGAGGATGTTCCAAAGGAGGAAGACAACATGTTCTTCTTCTGAGGGGGCAGAGATGGAACCTGAAATGTCAGTTCTTGATTTGCCTGATTTGGTGCTGGAATGCATTCTTGAGAGGCTTTCGCCCGAGGGGCTATGTAACATGGCTAGTGTTTGCAGCTCCTTGAGGGAGAGGTGTTTGAGTGATAGTCTTTGGGAGAGGCATTTGAGGCAGAAATGGGGAGGGGTAATTGGCCCTGCTGCTCACAGGGAGTGGCAATGGCATATTGCTGCTTCGAACGATTCGAGTTTCTTTGATCAAACTAAGCAGCAGAGCTTCATTGTGAGTTACCTCACTAGGCTGCTGTGGCCTCTCTCTGGAATGGCTAGGTCGAATTCGAGTAAGGGTGATAGGAAGAGGAATTCTCCCCCTGTTGGTTCAGTCATGTCATGGTATCTTGCTCTTGAATCTGGCAGGTTTTGGTTCCCTGCTCAGGTCTTCAATCGCGAG AATGGACATGTTGGGTTTATGTTGTCTTGCTATGATGCTGATGTTAGCTATGATCCTAGGAATGACACTTTCCAGGCCAG ATATCCGCCCCATGGAAGAAGGGCGGGTGCAATAGAGAAAGGCGTGACTTGGGATAGATTAAGAGCTCCCCCTGTTGATACCTCTCCGCATTATCTTCATATCTCTCTTTGCTTGAATGAATTGCTGCCCGGAGATCACATCGAGATCCAATGGAGGCGAAACAAAGAATTCCCTTATG GCTGGTGGTATGGCGTGGTTGGCCACTTGGAAACGTGCGATAGGAACGAGATTTACTGCCGTTGTCATGAAAGTG ACACTGTGGTGCTGGAGTTCAACCAGTACAGCCCGGGATCAAGGTGGAGGACAAAGACGATTAGCAGAGCAGAACATCGGGAGGAAGGGAACGAGGGCGATGGGTTCTATGGAGGAATACGAAAACTTGACAGCAACCGCGAAATTTCTGCGTGGAGGCAGCACTGGCCTGCTGATATGTTGGAATAG